Proteins found in one Bacillota bacterium genomic segment:
- a CDS encoding glycosidase has protein sequence MAFRLRRLSERPILEPDPAHRWEAAAVFNPGAVVRKGRVVLLYRGSDRPFRAEGEPYVSAIGYAESTDGLHFARRPRPVMVGDGGQARRGVQDPRVVPMDDRYYMVYTAFGGRGPGDYRIALAASRDLVHWGGRRVLLEEPNKDGALLPDRPDGRYYLFHRRPPDIWLAVSGDLHRWEDHRVILRPRPGSWESSRIGIGPQPLRTDQGWLLIYHGVDERNTYRLGAALLDPRDPFRVLDRLPDPILEPELDWEREGLVPDVVFSCGAVDLGDRFLVYYGAADTRIGVAELRKSEARF, from the coding sequence ATGGCCTTCCGACTCCGCCGGCTGAGCGAGCGTCCGATCCTGGAACCCGACCCGGCCCATCGCTGGGAGGCGGCGGCGGTCTTCAACCCCGGAGCCGTCGTCAGGAAGGGGCGCGTCGTCCTCCTGTACCGGGGGAGCGACCGCCCGTTCCGGGCCGAGGGGGAGCCGTACGTCTCCGCCATCGGGTACGCGGAGAGCACGGACGGGCTTCACTTCGCGCGCCGCCCGAGACCGGTGATGGTGGGCGACGGCGGCCAGGCACGCCGGGGCGTGCAGGACCCGCGGGTGGTGCCCATGGACGACCGCTACTACATGGTCTACACGGCCTTCGGCGGCCGCGGGCCCGGGGATTACCGGATCGCGCTGGCTGCCTCCCGTGACCTGGTCCACTGGGGCGGCCGGCGGGTTCTGCTGGAGGAGCCCAACAAAGACGGGGCGCTTCTCCCCGACCGCCCGGACGGCCGCTACTACCTCTTCCACCGGCGCCCGCCGGACATCTGGCTCGCGGTCTCCGGCGACCTGCACCGCTGGGAGGATCACCGCGTCATCCTGCGCCCCCGCCCGGGGAGCTGGGAGTCGAGCCGCATCGGCATCGGGCCGCAGCCGCTTCGGACCGACCAGGGGTGGCTCCTCATCTACCACGGCGTCGACGAGCGGAACACCTACCGCCTGGGAGCGGCACTCCTCGATCCCCGGGACCCGTTTCGCGTGCTGGACCGTCTGCCCGACCCGATCCTGGAGCCGGAGCTCGACTGGGAGCGCGAGGGGCTCGTCCCCGACGTGGTCTTCAGCTGCGGCGCGGTCGACCTGGGGGACCGCTTCCTGGTCTACTACGGCGCCGCGGACACGCGCATCGGCGTCGCCGAGCTGAGGAAGTCCGAGGCCCGTTTCTGA
- a CDS encoding MFS transporter, whose amino-acid sequence MRELLQQREFARLLAGRVVTTAGDSFYAVASMWLVQELTHSTFYTGLAGTLSFLPYLLQMFTGPIVDRWPIRRTLVVTQGLQGLLVLTIPLLALAGRPPVWAVLALIPLLALVGQFGEPAEQASMPRILDREHLVKANSAFTFAYQGTNVLFRALAGLLVVAIGAPSLYAVDALSFALAALIFSRLRVPPAQPAAGEAGEGPGPVPGPGEGGSLLRRYFDDLREGLRLVLGSVVGRMTLIFVLSNFAVAAMWSVLPQHAATHGGAGVYGALLSAMAAGVILGALLAPRLEGWPLATAVSLVTFLGGLAWLTAAFTFSAPLLVFAFGVGWVPTGVVNALVMGGLQRIVPASMMGRVAAAITSLVSLAMPVGSFVGGVLGQVEGPSLVVAGTAVTGLLLALYWVGDPILRKLPATRQLNQSHLRLRTGGSQGAPEAPAAGG is encoded by the coding sequence ATGCGGGAGCTCCTTCAACAGCGCGAATTCGCCCGGCTCCTCGCCGGGCGCGTGGTCACCACGGCCGGCGACTCGTTCTACGCCGTGGCCTCCATGTGGTTGGTCCAGGAGCTCACCCACAGCACCTTCTACACGGGGCTGGCGGGTACCCTGAGCTTCCTGCCCTACCTGCTCCAGATGTTCACGGGGCCGATCGTCGACCGCTGGCCCATCCGCCGCACCCTGGTGGTCACCCAGGGGCTGCAGGGTCTCCTGGTGCTGACCATCCCGCTCCTCGCCCTCGCGGGCCGTCCCCCCGTCTGGGCCGTGCTGGCCCTGATCCCGCTCCTCGCCCTGGTCGGGCAGTTCGGGGAGCCGGCCGAGCAGGCGAGCATGCCCCGCATCCTGGACCGGGAACACCTGGTGAAGGCCAACTCGGCCTTCACCTTCGCCTACCAGGGCACCAACGTGCTCTTCCGCGCGCTGGCCGGCCTGCTCGTGGTGGCGATCGGCGCCCCCTCGCTCTACGCGGTGGACGCGCTCAGCTTCGCCCTGGCCGCCCTGATCTTCTCCCGCCTGAGGGTCCCGCCGGCGCAGCCCGCGGCGGGGGAGGCGGGGGAGGGTCCGGGCCCGGTGCCGGGGCCGGGCGAAGGGGGCTCCCTCCTGCGCAGGTACTTCGACGACCTGAGAGAGGGGCTCCGCCTCGTCCTCGGCTCCGTGGTGGGGCGGATGACGCTGATCTTCGTCCTCTCCAACTTCGCCGTGGCCGCCATGTGGTCGGTCCTGCCGCAACACGCCGCCACCCACGGAGGAGCCGGCGTCTACGGGGCGCTCCTCTCGGCCATGGCCGCGGGGGTCATCCTCGGCGCGCTCCTGGCCCCGCGGCTGGAGGGCTGGCCCCTGGCCACCGCCGTCAGCCTCGTCACCTTCCTCGGAGGGCTCGCCTGGTTGACGGCGGCCTTCACGTTCTCAGCGCCCCTGCTGGTCTTCGCCTTCGGCGTCGGCTGGGTCCCGACCGGGGTGGTCAATGCGCTGGTCATGGGCGGGCTGCAGCGGATCGTGCCCGCCTCGATGATGGGGCGCGTGGCGGCTGCCATCACCAGCCTGGTGTCGCTGGCCATGCCGGTCGGCTCCTTCGTCGGCGGGGTGCTGGGCCAGGTGGAAGGCCCGTCCCTGGTCGTGGCGGGTACCGCCGTCACCGGCCTCCTCCTGGCGCTCTACTGGGTGGGCGATCCGATCCTGCGGAAGCTCCCGGCCACGCGGCAGCTCAACCAGAGCCACCTCCGCCTGCGTACGGGAGGCTCCCAGGGGGCACCCGAGGCCCCGGCGGCCGGCGGCTAG
- a CDS encoding DUF981 domain-containing protein codes for MFIDYAGVMLVGMSAGFVILAHYLYKNPGPDEREPWAAGFFAAGLVGLATSVPMLINWPLPGSYNIAFGEPALFLSAAFLAAAITLAMRWEPLIPALYGFWGGIMAVVIGLRILNLGLTQQPLLAGIGYLAAGLGGMLTLPAIQWRQQRAWALSAAVLLGIAALVFLLTGYLAFWSHLADFSKWVPPTMQPGKP; via the coding sequence GTGTTCATCGACTATGCCGGGGTCATGCTGGTGGGCATGTCGGCGGGGTTTGTCATCCTGGCCCACTATCTCTACAAGAACCCGGGGCCGGACGAGCGCGAACCGTGGGCGGCCGGCTTCTTCGCCGCCGGTCTGGTGGGTCTGGCCACTTCCGTCCCCATGCTGATCAACTGGCCGCTCCCCGGAAGCTACAACATCGCCTTCGGCGAGCCGGCGCTCTTCCTGTCCGCCGCCTTCCTGGCAGCGGCGATCACCCTGGCCATGCGCTGGGAGCCGCTGATCCCGGCGCTCTATGGCTTCTGGGGCGGGATCATGGCGGTGGTCATCGGTCTCCGGATCCTCAACCTGGGCCTGACCCAGCAGCCACTCCTCGCCGGAATCGGCTACCTGGCGGCGGGCCTCGGCGGCATGCTCACCCTGCCCGCCATCCAGTGGCGGCAGCAGCGCGCCTGGGCGCTGAGCGCGGCCGTCCTCTTGGGAATCGCCGCGCTGGTCTTCCTGCTGACCGGCTACCTGGCCTTCTGGAGCCATCTGGCCGACTTCTCCAAGTGGGTGCCGCCGACGATGCAGCCCGGGAAGCCGTAA
- a CDS encoding cytochrome b/b6 domain-containing protein yields the protein MDRIPRFSAFQRAFHWTYAGAFLVLLGTGLTFFVPALAPWNGPATRLVHRIAALVLIAAGLSYPLFARKEFLTDLHQMFHWPPTDRRWMVAGPAFYTTARGHLPPQGRYNAGQKLNLWIQMGAFVLFTVTGLVMWFGRGAVSPELFRWMVIGHDVGLIAAGGMFVVHFYLSVLHPYTRRSLEAMKTGSVSLAYAAEEHPLWLEEMGIGPRAAGDRPGRKRGGPAGHR from the coding sequence ATGGACCGGATTCCCAGGTTTAGCGCCTTCCAGCGCGCCTTTCACTGGACGTACGCCGGCGCCTTCCTGGTCCTCCTGGGCACGGGGCTCACCTTCTTCGTGCCCGCCCTGGCGCCCTGGAACGGCCCGGCCACCCGCCTCGTCCACCGCATCGCGGCGCTGGTGCTGATCGCCGCCGGGCTGAGCTACCCGCTCTTCGCCAGGAAGGAGTTCCTGACCGACCTCCACCAGATGTTCCACTGGCCTCCGACGGACCGCCGCTGGATGGTCGCCGGCCCCGCCTTCTACACCACCGCGCGCGGGCACCTGCCGCCGCAGGGACGGTACAACGCCGGCCAGAAGCTGAACCTCTGGATCCAGATGGGTGCCTTCGTCCTCTTCACCGTCACCGGTCTGGTGATGTGGTTCGGCCGCGGCGCGGTCTCGCCCGAGCTCTTCCGCTGGATGGTGATCGGGCATGACGTGGGCCTCATCGCGGCGGGCGGCATGTTCGTCGTTCACTTCTACCTGTCGGTGCTCCACCCGTATACGCGCCGCTCGCTGGAGGCGATGAAGACGGGCTCGGTCAGCCTCGCCTACGCCGCCGAGGAGCACCCGCTCTGGCTGGAGGAGATGGGGATCGGGCCGCGCGCGGCAGGCGACCGGCCAGGTCGGAAGCGAGGGGGACCTGCGGGCCACCGCTGA
- a CDS encoding 4Fe-4S dicluster domain-containing protein, with protein sequence MAAQEVAMLTDVSQCIGCKACEVACKEWNQLPAEKTSFQGSYQSHPDLTAHTWTVVRFTEQVKADGQVRWHFNKMSCMHCTEAACVLACPVEALRHDPSGAIRLETDRCIGCGYCEEACPFGAVHVDRQSFDTAKVAGKCTFCFDRISNGLEPACVHACPTDAIRFGPREELVGYGRQRVDELRKGGHAQANLYGEKELGGLHYMFVLTEKPEVYGLPADPQVSPTQSFWKGILQPAGRVILGAGVVGALAHLVVASRSFGQREATEKAGQREKGGDGRHGPDSQV encoded by the coding sequence GTGGCGGCGCAGGAAGTGGCGATGTTGACCGATGTCTCGCAGTGCATCGGCTGCAAGGCCTGCGAGGTGGCCTGCAAGGAGTGGAACCAGCTCCCCGCGGAGAAGACGAGCTTCCAAGGCAGCTACCAGAGTCATCCTGACCTGACCGCCCACACCTGGACCGTCGTCCGCTTCACCGAGCAGGTGAAGGCGGACGGCCAGGTCCGCTGGCACTTCAACAAGATGAGCTGCATGCACTGCACCGAGGCGGCCTGCGTCCTCGCCTGCCCGGTGGAGGCGCTGCGTCACGACCCGAGCGGCGCCATCCGGCTGGAGACCGACCGCTGCATCGGCTGCGGCTACTGCGAGGAAGCCTGCCCCTTCGGCGCCGTCCACGTCGACCGCCAGAGCTTCGATACCGCCAAGGTGGCCGGCAAGTGCACCTTCTGCTTCGACCGCATCTCCAACGGGCTCGAACCCGCCTGCGTCCACGCCTGCCCCACCGACGCCATCCGTTTCGGCCCGCGGGAGGAGCTGGTCGGCTACGGCCGACAGCGGGTGGACGAACTCCGGAAGGGAGGGCATGCCCAGGCCAACCTCTACGGCGAGAAGGAGCTGGGCGGCCTGCACTACATGTTCGTCCTGACGGAGAAGCCCGAGGTCTACGGCCTGCCCGCCGACCCGCAGGTCTCGCCGACCCAGTCGTTCTGGAAGGGGATCCTGCAGCCCGCGGGGCGCGTCATCCTGGGCGCGGGCGTGGTCGGCGCGCTGGCCCACCTCGTCGTCGCCAGCCGCTCCTTCGGCCAGAGAGAAGCGACCGAGAAGGCTGGACAGCGTGAAAAGGGAGGGGACGGGCGGCATGGACCGGATTCCCAGGTTTAG
- a CDS encoding formate dehydrogenase accessory protein FdhE — translation MELRALYDWVTEGEEAAPGALDPGLVREQLGRGRPLIELLEAEADPATSLRRAHLVQRASERLPLQLEPGWAEGPGWRYTLAWASWLPELRGTALAHRDLIRELWHEARCPVCGGLAAWAVLRERKWHRDRSLLCARCGAEWPYPRFRCAACGHEEPDSLGVLEVEGVEGYRLDVCHRCRTYTKVRLVAGDQPVDGVLEDLMTLHLDALAEREGFHRQGVGLLPWEPAGGSDLPQAEPSKGGI, via the coding sequence ATGGAACTGCGAGCGCTCTACGACTGGGTGACGGAAGGGGAGGAGGCGGCGCCGGGGGCGCTCGACCCCGGGCTCGTCCGCGAGCAGCTGGGCCGGGGTCGCCCGCTGATCGAGCTGCTGGAGGCGGAGGCGGACCCCGCCACCTCCCTCCGCCGGGCGCACCTCGTCCAGCGGGCGTCCGAGCGGCTTCCTCTCCAACTCGAACCGGGCTGGGCGGAGGGGCCCGGCTGGCGCTACACGCTGGCCTGGGCCAGCTGGCTGCCGGAGCTGCGCGGGACGGCCCTTGCCCACCGGGACCTGATCCGCGAGCTGTGGCACGAAGCGCGCTGCCCGGTCTGCGGCGGGTTGGCGGCCTGGGCGGTGCTGCGCGAGAGGAAGTGGCACCGGGACCGCTCCCTCCTCTGCGCCAGGTGCGGCGCGGAGTGGCCGTACCCGCGCTTCCGCTGCGCCGCCTGCGGCCACGAGGAGCCGGATTCGCTGGGCGTCCTCGAGGTGGAGGGGGTCGAGGGGTACCGTCTGGACGTCTGCCACCGTTGCCGGACCTACACCAAGGTCCGCCTGGTGGCGGGCGACCAACCGGTGGACGGCGTGCTCGAGGACCTGATGACGCTTCACCTCGACGCCCTGGCCGAACGCGAGGGCTTCCACCGCCAGGGGGTGGGCCTCCTCCCCTGGGAGCCCGCCGGCGGCAGCGATCTGCCGCAGGCCGAGCCGTCGAAAGGAGGGATCTAG
- the fdnG gene encoding formate dehydrogenase-N subunit alpha — translation MEVTRRQFLKGTAATGVGLALARLGFDPRPVRAAAAGLRTVGAREVWSTCTYCSVGCGLIAYVRDGKLVHIEGDPEHPNNDGGLCSKGSSLSVIPNSPRRLTRPLRRAPGSDRWEPISWEEAFDRIARKIQDVRDRYWIAQETLDGQVYTVHRNEAMGFFGTALVTNEEAYLWVKMARILGAVYIDHQARLUHSPTVPGLGASFGRGAMTNNWPDLEHARVILIEGSNAAENHPLSMHHIMKAKANGAVVIHVDPRYTRTSTIADLHAQIRPGTDIAFIGAIIRYVLENRLYDEEYVANFTNARFLVNPEYGFEGGLFAGYDAETHKYDPKKWAYRLGPDGKPLVAESLEAEGTVFSKLKEHFDRYDPATAERITGIPAAKIEEIARTFATHRPGTILYALGITQHTTGVQNIRSYAILQLLLGNIGVPGGGVNALRGETNVQGATDMAVAYNYLPGYLKPPAPADKDLKAWFEHNSSFRGKFLVNLLKAWFGPNATPGNDFGYGWLPKGQKAYSSYHMFEAALKGELKFLWIMGQNPAVSNANVKLTRQALEKIETLVVTDLFETETASFWKRPGADPAKIATEVILLPAASFLEKEGTVTNSSRWVQWRYQAVRPVGEAKTDAEIIDAVFRRIRDLYAGSTDPKDEPILKADWRYDPGSIYDQVLREVNGYHVDGRLVKGIADLQADGSTSSGNWMYAGLYAGGENLTKRRDRSYDPGGLHYYPHWAWSWPGNMRVLYNRASTHPDGSPRRPELPLVWWDAAAGKWAGNDVPDVTAATDAPGSPGGRKAFRMNAEGVARLMAPPYADPGAKAGDPPRDVSTVLADGPFPEFYEPVESPVANALHPGVSVNPAVLYPRLRSGQPVGRPDRYPVVLTTGQLTEHWLSGGITRNIPWLNEIMPEPFVEMSLELARELGVRPGDRVRVETARGQVVMKALPTARIRPLRVNGRTVQVIWMPPHWGYAGLDQGPSANEVTIDALDPNASIQETKACLCRVERA, via the coding sequence TTGGAGGTTACGCGCAGGCAGTTCCTCAAAGGTACCGCAGCCACCGGGGTCGGCCTGGCGCTGGCTCGGCTCGGCTTCGACCCGCGTCCGGTGCGGGCGGCGGCAGCCGGTCTTCGCACCGTCGGGGCGCGGGAGGTCTGGAGCACCTGCACCTACTGCTCGGTGGGCTGCGGGCTGATCGCCTACGTCCGCGACGGGAAGCTGGTCCACATCGAGGGCGATCCCGAGCATCCCAACAACGACGGCGGCCTCTGCAGCAAGGGCTCCTCGCTCTCCGTCATCCCCAACTCGCCCCGGCGACTCACCCGGCCGCTCCGGCGGGCCCCCGGCTCCGACCGCTGGGAGCCGATCTCCTGGGAGGAGGCCTTCGACCGGATCGCCCGGAAGATCCAGGACGTCCGCGACCGGTACTGGATCGCCCAGGAGACGCTGGACGGGCAGGTCTACACGGTCCATCGGAACGAGGCCATGGGCTTCTTCGGCACCGCCCTGGTGACCAACGAGGAAGCGTACCTGTGGGTGAAGATGGCGCGGATCCTGGGGGCCGTCTACATCGACCACCAGGCGCGCCTGTGACACTCCCCCACGGTTCCCGGTCTGGGAGCCTCGTTCGGCAGGGGAGCGATGACCAACAACTGGCCGGATCTCGAGCACGCCCGGGTCATCCTGATCGAGGGCTCGAACGCGGCCGAGAACCATCCGCTCTCCATGCACCACATCATGAAGGCCAAGGCCAACGGCGCGGTGGTCATCCACGTCGACCCGCGCTACACGCGCACGTCGACCATCGCCGACCTGCACGCGCAGATCCGGCCCGGGACGGACATCGCCTTCATCGGTGCCATCATCCGCTACGTCCTGGAGAACCGGCTCTACGACGAGGAGTACGTCGCCAACTTCACCAACGCGCGCTTCCTCGTCAACCCGGAGTACGGCTTCGAGGGCGGCCTCTTCGCCGGCTACGACGCCGAGACGCACAAGTACGACCCCAAGAAGTGGGCCTACCGTCTGGGCCCTGACGGGAAGCCGCTGGTCGCGGAGAGCCTGGAGGCGGAGGGGACCGTCTTCTCCAAGCTGAAGGAGCATTTCGACCGCTACGACCCGGCCACGGCGGAGCGGATCACCGGCATCCCGGCCGCCAAGATCGAGGAGATCGCGCGGACGTTCGCCACGCACCGGCCCGGCACGATCCTCTACGCGCTGGGCATCACCCAGCATACGACGGGCGTCCAGAACATCCGCTCCTACGCGATTCTCCAGCTGCTCCTGGGGAACATCGGCGTGCCGGGCGGCGGGGTGAACGCGCTGCGCGGCGAGACCAACGTCCAGGGCGCCACCGACATGGCGGTCGCCTACAACTACCTGCCCGGCTACCTGAAGCCGCCGGCGCCGGCCGACAAGGACCTGAAGGCCTGGTTCGAGCACAACAGCTCCTTCCGGGGCAAGTTCCTGGTCAACCTGCTCAAGGCGTGGTTCGGTCCCAACGCCACCCCGGGGAACGACTTCGGCTACGGCTGGCTGCCCAAGGGGCAGAAGGCCTACTCGAGCTACCACATGTTCGAGGCGGCCCTCAAGGGCGAGCTGAAGTTCCTCTGGATCATGGGGCAGAACCCGGCCGTCTCCAACGCCAACGTGAAGCTGACCCGTCAGGCGCTGGAGAAGATCGAGACGCTGGTGGTCACCGACCTCTTCGAGACCGAGACCGCCTCTTTCTGGAAGCGGCCCGGCGCCGACCCGGCGAAGATCGCGACCGAGGTCATCCTGCTCCCCGCCGCCTCCTTCCTGGAGAAGGAGGGGACGGTGACCAACTCGAGCCGCTGGGTCCAGTGGCGCTACCAGGCCGTCCGGCCGGTGGGCGAGGCGAAGACCGACGCGGAGATCATCGACGCCGTCTTCCGGCGCATCCGCGACCTCTACGCCGGCAGCACCGATCCCAAGGACGAGCCCATCCTCAAGGCCGACTGGAGGTACGACCCGGGCTCGATCTACGACCAGGTGCTGCGCGAGGTCAACGGATACCACGTCGACGGGAGGCTGGTGAAGGGGATCGCCGACCTCCAGGCCGACGGCTCCACCTCCAGCGGCAACTGGATGTACGCCGGCCTCTACGCCGGCGGGGAGAACCTGACCAAACGGCGCGACCGGAGCTACGACCCCGGCGGTCTCCACTACTACCCGCACTGGGCCTGGAGCTGGCCTGGGAACATGCGCGTCCTCTACAACCGCGCCTCCACCCACCCCGACGGGAGCCCCCGCCGGCCGGAGCTGCCCCTGGTCTGGTGGGACGCCGCGGCCGGAAAGTGGGCCGGGAACGACGTCCCCGACGTGACCGCGGCCACCGACGCACCCGGCTCGCCCGGCGGGCGCAAGGCGTTCCGCATGAACGCCGAGGGCGTGGCGCGGTTGATGGCCCCGCCTTACGCCGATCCGGGAGCCAAGGCGGGTGATCCGCCCAGGGACGTCTCCACCGTCCTGGCGGACGGGCCCTTCCCCGAGTTCTACGAACCGGTGGAGAGCCCGGTCGCCAACGCGCTTCACCCGGGGGTCTCGGTCAACCCCGCGGTCCTCTACCCGCGGCTCCGCAGCGGGCAGCCGGTAGGGAGGCCGGACCGCTACCCGGTGGTGCTGACCACCGGCCAGCTGACCGAGCACTGGCTCTCCGGGGGCATCACCCGGAACATCCCGTGGCTGAACGAGATCATGCCCGAACCCTTCGTGGAGATGAGCCTGGAGCTGGCCCGGGAGCTGGGCGTCCGCCCCGGCGACCGGGTGCGGGTCGAGACGGCCCGCGGCCAGGTGGTCATGAAGGCGCTCCCGACGGCCAGGATCCGGCCGCTCCGGGTGAACGGCCGGACGGTGCAGGTGATCTGGATGCCGCCGCACTGGGGGTATGCGGGGCTCGACCAAGGCCCCTCGGCCAACGAGGTGACCATCGATGCCCTCGACCCCAACGCCTCCATCCAGGAGACCAAGGCCTGCCTCTGCCGTGTGGAGAGGGCATGA